From Nitrospirota bacterium, a single genomic window includes:
- a CDS encoding lysophospholipid acyltransferase family protein, protein MPDRLKLHLLNLYFYTLFLLLSAIGIPALTLFVAVTRLFQSHRQTMKRFRRAISLYGRLITAIPYPFIRLQFEDYSGNGPGEPYIFVSNHRSASDAFLMCVLPHECIQIVNVWPFRIPVLGLYAKFSGYLNIRLMSPGQFTEKATRLLNEGVSIIFFPEGTRSASLKMGSFHGAAFRLALASKASVVPLCISGNENIPPKGSLLMRPGTIRVRRLPAIPWDEYKDLNAFAFKNRVWRIIDRELAAMENRL, encoded by the coding sequence GATTGAAGCTGCATCTTCTGAACCTGTATTTTTATACGTTGTTCCTTTTGCTCTCTGCGATCGGGATCCCGGCATTGACGTTGTTCGTAGCGGTAACGAGGCTCTTCCAGTCGCACCGGCAGACGATGAAGCGGTTTCGGCGGGCTATCAGCTTGTACGGGAGGCTGATCACGGCGATCCCGTACCCCTTCATCAGGCTCCAGTTTGAGGATTATTCCGGGAACGGCCCCGGAGAGCCGTACATATTCGTGAGCAACCACCGGTCGGCATCGGATGCATTCCTCATGTGCGTGCTGCCTCACGAGTGCATCCAGATCGTGAACGTATGGCCGTTCCGCATACCTGTTCTGGGACTGTACGCGAAGTTCTCGGGGTATCTGAACATCAGGCTGATGTCCCCCGGGCAGTTCACGGAGAAGGCGACAAGATTGCTGAACGAGGGTGTGTCTATCATCTTCTTCCCCGAGGGGACGCGGTCGGCGAGCCTTAAGATGGGGAGCTTTCACGGAGCGGCCTTCCGGCTGGCGCTGGCATCGAAGGCTTCGGTGGTACCTCTCTGCATCTCGGGCAACGAGAATATCCCTCCCAAAGGCTCGCTCCTCATGAGGCCGGGGACCATAAGGGTACGCAGGCTGCCGGCCATCCCGTGGGATGAATACAAGGACCTGAACGCCTTCGCGTTCAAGAACAGGGTCTGGCGCATCATCGACAGGGAGCTTGCCGCCATGGAGAACCGCCTATGA